A region of the Oceanihabitans sp. IOP_32 genome:
TTTGTTTCATATTCTCTTAAAATTTCCAAAATTTTTTCGACTAACTCAAACCCAATTGATTTTTCGTATTCCAGAAGTTTGTTGGCTTTTTCTTTTCCGAAATGTTTTTGGGCAATTTGTATGGTTGTTGCCCTCAACAAAAGTTCATTAAACACATATTTCCATTCGCCATAGCCTTGAAGTTTGGCATTTTCTTCGAGTTTTTGCGTAAAATATTTGGATTTTAGTCGTTCAATTTCTATATCGTATTTTTCTACTAATGGATTCACGAACGAATGCCCAAATTCGTGCAAAATCATATCAGTTTCCATATAGTTTTTGTCGAAATAAGGCACAAAATCAATTTCTCCGTTCGGACCGATTAAGGCGTAAACTTCTTTCTTTCCGTTTTGGTCGGTTATTTCCGAATTAAATCCACCGGAATGGAGTAATGGGGAAAGAATTAGGTTGTATGAACTTAATTTTTTACCGTAATATTTTTCCAAATAGATTGGTAATTCGTCAATCGTTTCCGATTTTTTGATTTGGGAAATGATTTGTTCGTTTATGGGTTTGACCACTTCCCAATAGTGTTGAAAAAGACTGTCTTGATTGAATTTTATGAGTTCTTCCCTAAACTCTTCAAGTAAGGTTTGGTTGTCGCCTAAATTTTTGTTGATTTTTCTGAATTCAGGAAAGTTGGAATGTTGCAAAGCCCATTCTACGGTTCGATAATAGGTAAAATGGTGGTTTTTTGATAAACTGTCAAAAAGCTGAACAGCTTTATGTTGTTTGAGTGGTTGAAGTTGTTTTACGAGCTTCTGTTTGTAAAGGTTGTCGTGTTTTCCAATCAAGAAATAATTGTCTAAAAAGGCAACAGAATAAAGCGTTTCAATCCGCTCGTCAATCGTGATTTTCAGTTCCGATTTTTGTCCAATGCTTTTTATTGAAACAAGAAATAGGATTAGTAAGATTGATTTTTTCATTAGCAGTTGGTTTTTTAAAATTACTGGCAACGTCTCGGCTATGGTTAGTACGGGAATTAAAAGTAATGAATTTCCGAGTAAGCACTTAGCCGAATCTTTTTATTTTGTTTTATCTTTTTTATTATAAAGCCAAATCAAAAGATTTGGCGGACTTAGTTTAAAGCACTAAACCTTGGGTTAAGCACCAAAACCCGTATTAATTATAGCCATTGTTGAACTAAACCTAAAGGTAGCTTCACGAGACAGTTACATCACGATTCACTACCTTTAGGATCAAGGTTTAATCTAATACTCAATATTATGAAAAAAAAATGAGACTCTCATTGAAAGAGCCATTATTTCCGTTCCAGAGTTTGCAATACTCTACCACAAACTCAAGCGCTCCGTTGAGCTCGCTGGCAAAAGCCAGAGCACACTTACCAACTATGCTCGCTGTCTGGCGCACATCGCACTCCATTTTAACTGTAGTCCACTTGAGCTCGATGAGGAACAGATCTTAGATTATCTACACGTTTTAAAGTCACAACATAAGACCCCCTCAGATAGTTTTTTCAAGCACACTGTTTATGGGCTTCGCTATGCTTATCGCATCTTTGGGATGAAAGAAATGCGGGTCATACTTCCTTCTATTGAACGCCCCAAGAAGCTCCCCGTGGTATTAAACCAAAGGGAGGTAAAAAAACTGCTTCGCACTCCAAGACTGCTCAAGCACCGATTGGTACTTGCCATGCTCTATGGCTGTGGGCTCCGCAATTTTGAACTTCGCAACCTACAACGCAGGGATCTAGATTTTGACAGGAAGTTGCTGCACGTGCGCCAGGGCAAGGGGCGCAAGGATCGCTATGTTCCCTTATCCGAGATACAGATCCGTGGCCTTAAGAAGTACCTACAGGCAGAGAATCCGGTCACTTGGTGCTTTACCGGCAATGATAGAACAGGCAGTCCGGCGCAGCTTTCCTCGCAAGGGATACAGTGGATCGTGCGTGAGGCCCGCAAGCAAAGCGGTATTACAAAGGAGATTACCGCCCATATCCTGCGCCATAGCTATGCCACCCATCTTTTGGAAATGGGTCTGGACATTATGAGCGTGAAGGACCTCTTGGGACACGCAGATATTCAGACCACTCTTATCTACCTCCATGTGGCACAATCAGGTAGGCAAAAGCCGTTCAGTCCGCTGGATAGGCTTTATGGTCAATAGGGATGTGCTGTCCCGATCATGAAGTAGCGCACGTATTGGAGCGCAACAGGGAGCACCTTGCCAATCATTGTGCCAACAGTTGGCAAGTCCGCACCCTGCATGCCCTGCGCAAGTGCCGCACCGCGGCCCTTGGCGGCCACATTGATTGTTGTAATAATCCTGCCTGTTATAAGCTCCATCTTAGCTACAACAGTTGCCGTAACCGTCATTGCCCCAAGTGCCAGGGACACAAGAAGGAAGCATGGATCCAGGCAAGGGAGGCAGATTTATTAAAGGTTTCTTACTTCCACGTGGTCTTTACCCTGCCCTGTGAGCTGAACAGGTTATCTCTGTACGAGCCAAAATTGGTGTACAACCTTTTGTTCACAACGGCCTGGGGCATCGTTAAGGATTTTGGCGCTAATCCCAAGTTCTTGGGTGGCAGGATGGGAATGGTCGCTATACTGCACACTTGGGGGCAGAACCTCTCGTTGCACCCACACCTGCACTGCATTGTCCCGGGAGGTGGGATTACCAAGACTGGCAAATGGAAGAACACCAAGAGCAAGGGAAAGTACCTGTTTCCGGTAAAGGCGATGAGCATAGTTTTTAGGGCTCGGTTTGTTGCTGGGCTGCGCAAAGAGCTTGGAAAATCACAACCCGCTTCATTTTACGAAAGCCTGTTCAAAAACCAGTGGGTGGTCTATTGCAAACGCCCATTCTTTGGGCCTTCACAGGTAGTGGAATATCTAGGGCGCTATACCCATAAAATTGCGATAAGCAACCATCGTATAAAAAGTCTTGAAAGTGGAAACGTACGGTTTATGGTAAAGGATTATCGCCAAGGGGGTAAGAAGTCGGTACTTGCACTATCCGATGCCGAGTTCATCAGGCGTTTTTCATTGCATATCCTGCCCAAAGGGTTTACCCGCATCAGGCACTATGGTATCTTGAGCAGCTATTATAAAAGAACCATAATCCCAGAACTACAAAAAGATCTGGGCAGGCCAGAACTAGCGGAAAAAGTACTTTAAAGCACCGCAAGTGTCCCAGCTGTAAAAAAGGAAACCTGGTTACCATTGCAACCTTCCCCGCTCGTGGACCACCGAATGGTTGGCGCGAACAGATCGAGAAACACCTAAACAGACCAATATGAAAAAAACGCAAAACCGACGTAACGGGACTGCTATGGCCAAAACTTAAGAAAACACATCAAAGCAGTAATGAACAAGGAAAAATAAGTCCTAAATCTGCCATGTTCTTTTAATATTCCAAAGAAAGGGAGGCCAAAAACTCCCAAAACAGAAAAAACCAACTCCTAAAAATCCAATCCAAAACAGACCATTCCCCATAAGGGCGAACCGACAAACACCGGTTCAGTCAACACGGCATTCATGTTGGGTCGTACCGACCACACGAATGCTTAGTTATTGCCAGTAGTTTTTATTCCGTTTTATATTTTATTATCACTCTATCTCCTTGAAAAAAAGATTCTTTCTCTTTTTTGTCAAAAGTCAAATTCGGTTCGTGAATTATTTCCAGATTGTTATTGTCAGTCCATTTGGCAGAAATGCTTTTACTTTCTCCTGTGTAATACATTATTCCAGCTCCACCACCAGAACTCCATTCCATTATGCCGCTTGTGTGGATATATTTTCCGTTTGTAAACTCTTCGTTAATCCTAAATTCCTTTGTTCCGTCAATCGTTCTAATTTTAACGAGTTCGTTTGTAGTAAACTCAAATTTTGGTCTTACTCGTCTTTTCGCTTTTGGTTTTTCGGTCGAGATTAGTTTTAAGAAATTTTCTAATTCCGATTTTCTGTCATTCAGAGTTTTTTTGTCAGCTCCAAGCTCTTTCCATAAGTCCAAATCCGTTCCGTTTTCAATTATTTCTTTAACGGTTTTATAAATTTCAGGTTCTAAAGATTTTGTTTCCCATTGTGCTAATGCAAGTCCGAATAATGAATTATTTCTGTCGTCTGAATCTGAAAAATAATCTTCAAATTCCGCTTTGATTTCGTTCGAGACCCAAACTTGATTTCCTCCATTATTGTACTTATCGAAAAAGTTCGAATAAATGTCAAGTGTAGTATCGTTTCCTTTTATTTCTGTGTTCCAAACTCCCATTTAGTTCTGTTTCTCAAATTACTGGCAACGTTTATGTATAAGGAAAGTTGCGTGTTTGCGTGCGAGGATTTTCCGAAGGAAAATCAGAAGCTAGCAAACGAGCAACTAACTTTGGTCTAGCTAAAACTAGCAATTTTTTTTATACGGTGTTGTAAGTAGTTTTTTATTTTT
Encoded here:
- a CDS encoding tyrosine-type recombinase/integrase, translating into MKEMRVILPSIERPKKLPVVLNQREVKKLLRTPRLLKHRLVLAMLYGCGLRNFELRNLQRRDLDFDRKLLHVRQGKGRKDRYVPLSEIQIRGLKKYLQAENPVTWCFTGNDRTGSPAQLSSQGIQWIVREARKQSGITKEITAHILRHSYATHLLEMGLDIMSVKDLLGHADIQTTLIYLHVAQSGRQKPFSPLDRLYGQ
- a CDS encoding DUF4932 domain-containing protein; amino-acid sequence: MKKSILLILFLVSIKSIGQKSELKITIDERIETLYSVAFLDNYFLIGKHDNLYKQKLVKQLQPLKQHKAVQLFDSLSKNHHFTYYRTVEWALQHSNFPEFRKINKNLGDNQTLLEEFREELIKFNQDSLFQHYWEVVKPINEQIISQIKKSETIDELPIYLEKYYGKKLSSYNLILSPLLHSGGFNSEITDQNGKKEVYALIGPNGEIDFVPYFDKNYMETDMILHEFGHSFVNPLVEKYDIEIERLKSKYFTQKLEENAKLQGYGEWKYVFNELLLRATTIQIAQKHFGKEKANKLLEYEKSIGFELVEKILEILREYETNRNKYVDFDKFYPILIERMK